A single window of Aphidius gifuensis isolate YNYX2018 linkage group LG1, ASM1490517v1, whole genome shotgun sequence DNA harbors:
- the LOC122848181 gene encoding liprin-alpha-1-like isoform X1, protein MWNMMCDVMPTIAEDSISQRSSQFSGEDANFEQLMVSMLDERDKLMDSLRESQERLQDAEGRLQDVEKERDALNRQLNANIPQEFSSLTKELSSARESILEREEEISELKAERNNTRLLLEHLECLVSRHERSLRMTVVKRQAAAQSGVSSEVEVLKALKSLFEHHKALDEKVRERLKMALERNTTLEEELSRTKEELQQYKISGHPPKNLDERPKENGQSDDIHTTKNSELTAWQRRASDLGGRVSELEETLSKAQKELVKTQDTNVKLQRDLRENVAQKEDQEERIATLEKRYLNAQRESTSLHDLNEKLEQELQHKEAQLKLQEEKISAIQEKLELAEQKLAQFSKMPEIEEQLKARMETLTQVRRPNQVQERHGSAEDRIQRLEGQLEEKNAELMRLNQRLKMNEDHNTRLSSTVDKLLSESNERLQVHLKERMHALEEKNALTQELDKTRKIAEDLQNEKSEILKELGKTRLEIDNVKRQMLQQEIAFNIQQTDALTRSLSPNAIDPTSSRSASHSSFDTHSLPRRSTKRLIDDDSAKGYVARTLAEQEWEKLQQAHVLANVQQAFDVSSDAEGDGDNESIFSSAADVISPSGHTDAQTLAMMLQEQLDAINIEIRLIQEEKQSTEARAEELESRVGSLEHMNLLTRGRSLERTSPPLSGRSTPKSHHSPNRDYLHKYHTAPASMSPAHLHQYAASLVSPGQLSESLPASQLQLSGEELHSVSERDSGGGGSGGSEAVSPLTARSLRLERVVQALAHSQEELRRRTGQSGFPSGFSAHRHGHHNNDTMNSGTTPPSPLSSRHSSQDSLHQNHLASMGLPIGQLSSLHLQHMQVTMSPATAAAVAAAQKKKGIKSSLGRFFSKKEKIKGKDTAMPGDVPGMGGPNTMDSDYGDNISLPGTLSGKSDFDRRKKKSMLDLSRHELLGEAMKAGTPFALWNGPTIVAWLELWVGMPAWYVAACRANVKSGAIMSALSDTEIQREIGISNPLHRLKLRLAIQEMVSLTSPSAPKTSRTTLAFGDMNHEWIGNVWLPSLGLPQYRSTFMECLVDARMLDHLTKKDLRGQLRMVDSFHRTSLQYGISCLKRLNFDRQQLEDRRRMAESANADVLVWSNERVIRWVQSIGLKEYGNHLSESGVHGALIALDESFDANSFALTLQIPTQNTQARQHLEMEFSNLLTVGTERRSDESNSMKS, encoded by the exons ATGTGGAATATGATGTGTGATGTAATGCCAACAATTGCTGAAGACAGTATTAGCCAAAGAAGTTCACAATTTTCTGGTGAAGATGCAAATTTTGAGCAACTCATGGTGTCAATGCTCGATGAGCGAGATAAGCTCATGGATTCATTGCGTGAAAGTCAAGAAAGACTTCAAGATGCTGAAGGAAGACTTCAAGATGTTGAAAAAGAACGTGATGCTCTTAATCGACAACTTAATGCTAATATTCCtcag GAATTTTCTTCACTCACGAAAGAATTATCTTCTGCTCGTGAAAGCATTCTTGAACGTGAAGAAGAAATCTCAGAATTAAAAGCAGAACGTAATAATACTCGG TTATTACTTGAACATCTTGAATGTCTTGTTTCACGTCACGAACGATCATTGAGAATGACAGTTGTCAAGAGACAAGCTGCTGCACAATCTGGAGTATCATCTGAAGTTGAAGTTCTCAAAGCTCTAAAGAGTCTTTTTGAGCATCATAAGGCACTGGATGAAAAA gtGAGAGAGCGATTGAAAATGGCATTGGAACGTAACACTACCTTAGAGGAAGAGCTTTCACGTACCAAGGAAgag cttcaacaatataaaataagcgGGCATCCACCAAAGAATCTAGATGAAAGGCCAAAAGAAAATGGTCAATCTGATGATATTCACACGACTAAG aattctGAACTTACTGCATGGCAGCGGAGAGCCAGTGATCTTGGTGGACGAGTTTCTGAGCTGGAAGAAACACTTTCAAAGGCACAAAAAGAGCTTGTAAAAACCCAAGATACAAATGTTAAATTACAAAGAGATCTTCGTGAAAATGTTGCTCAAAAAGAAGATCAAGAAGAAAGAATAGCAACTTTggaaaaaagatatttaaatgCTCAACGTGAATCAACAAGTTTAcatgatttaaatgaaaaattagagCAAGAATTACAGCATAAAGAAGCTCAActcaaa ctccaagaagaaaaaatatcagcGATTCAAGAAAAATTGGAACTTGCCGAGCAGAAGTTGgcacaattttcaaaaatgcCCGAAATTGAAGAACAATTAAAAGCAAGAATGGAGACACTGACCCAGGTGAGGAGGCCCAATCAG GTACAAGAACGACATGGTAGTGCAGAAGACAGAATTCAAAGACTGGAAGGtcaacttgaagaaaaaaatgctGAATTAATGCGTTTAAATCAAcgtttaaaaatgaatgaagaTCACAATACACGTTTAAGTTCAACAGTTGACAAACTTCTTtcag AATCAAATGAAAGACTACAAGTACATTTGAAAGAAAGAATGCATgcattagaagaaaaaaatgcaTTAACACAAGAGCTagataaaacaagaaaaattgcTGAAgatttacaaaatgaaaaatcagaaatattaaaagaattagGAAAAACACGTTTAGAAATTGACAATGTAAAACGTCAAATGTTACAACAAGAAATTGCatttaatatacaacaaaCGGATGCATTAACAAGAAGTTTATCACCAAATGCAATTGATCCAACATCATCAAGAAGTGCTAGTCACAGTAGTTTTGATACACATTCATTACCAAGAAGATCAACAAAAAgattaattgatgatgattcagCAAAAGGTTATGTTGCAAGAACACTTGCTGAACAAGAATGGGAAAAACTTCAACAAGCTCATGTATTAGCAAATGTACAACAAGCATTTGATGTATCAAGTGATGCTGAGGGTGATGGTGATAATGAAAGTATTTTCAGTTCAGCTGCTGATGTTATTAGTCCATCTGGTCATACTGATGCACAAACACTTGCAATGATGCTACAAGAACAATTAGATGCAATTAATATAGAAATTAGATTGATACAAGAAGAAAAACAAAGCACTGAAGCAAGAGCTGAAGAACTTGAATCAAGAGTTGGAAGTTTAGAacatatgaatttattaacaagAGGTCGAAGTTTAGAACGTACTTCACCACCACTTAGTGGAAGATCTACACCAAAATCTCATCATAGTCCAAACAGAGATTATCTTCATAAATATCACACg GCACCGGCCTCAATGTCACCTGCTCATCTCCATCAGTATGCAGCGTCATTGGTTAGCCCAGGACAACTGTCTGAATCCTTACCTGCAAGCCAG TTGCAGTTGTCGGGTGAGGAATTACATTCAGTTAGTGAAAGAGACAGTGGTGGCGGTGGAAGTGGAGGAAGTGAAGCAGTGTCACCATTAACAGCAAGATCATTGAGACTTGAACGTGTTGTTCAAGCCTTAGCACATAGTCAAGAAGAACTAAGAAG GCGTACTGGTCAAAGTGGATTTCCAAGTGGTTTCTCAGCACACAG GCATGGGCATCACAACAACGACACAATGAATTCTGGAACTACTCCTCCTTCACCGTTGTCTTCACGCCACAGTAGCCAAGACAGTTTGCATCAAAATCATTTGGCCAGTATGGGACTTCCAATCGGTCAATTGTCAAGTTTACATTTACAACATATGCAAGTTACAATGAGTccagcaacagcagcagcagttGCAGCAgcacaaaagaaaaaaggaaTTAAAAGTAGCCTTGGAAGATTTTtcagtaaaaaagaaaag ataAAAGGTAAAGATACAGCAATGCCTGGTGATGTACCAGGAATGGGTGGCCCTAATACAATGGATTCTGATTATGGTGATAATATTTCTTTACCTGGTACACTTAGTGGCAAAAGTGATTTTGATCGAAGGAAAAAGAAAAg taTGCTGGATTTATCAAGACATGAGCTTTTGGGTGAAGCAATGAAAGCAGGAACACCTTTTGCACTTTGGAATGGACCAACAATAGTAGCGTGGTTAGAATTATGGGTAGGAATGCCAGCTTGGTATGTTGCTGCTTGTCGTGCTAATGTTAAAAGTGGAGCTATTATGAGTGCATTAAGTGATACTGAAATTCAACGTGAAATTGGTATTAGTAATCCACTTCATCGGCTAAAACTTCGTTTAGCAATACAAGAAATGGTATCATTAACAAGTCCATCTGCTCCAAAAACTTCACGTACAACTTTAGCATTTGGTGACATGAATCATGAATGGATTGGTAATGTTTGGTTACCAAGTTTGGGATTACCTCAATATCGATCAACTTTCATGGAGTGCCTTGTTGATGCTCGTATGCTTGATCATCTTACTAAAAAAGATCTTCGTGGACAATTAAGAATGGTTGATAGTTTTCacag aaCTAGTCTCCAGTATGGTATATCATGTTTAAAAAGACTGAACTTTGATAGACAACAACTTGAGGATAGAAGAAGAATGGCAGAGAGTGCAAATGCTGATGTTTTAGTGTGGAGCAATGAACGTGTAATTAGATGGGTTCAATCGATTGGCTTAAag gagtATGGAAATCATCTTTCTGAATCAGGTGTACATGGAGCATTGATTGCATTGGACGAGAGTTTTGATGCAAATTCATTTGCTTTGACTCTTCAAATTCCAACTCAAAATACTCAA gCTCGACAACATCTGGAAAtggaattttcaaatttacttACTGTTGGTACTGAAAGACGATCTGACGAATCAAACAGCATGAAGTCTTAa
- the LOC122848181 gene encoding liprin-alpha-1-like isoform X6, producing MWNMMCDVMPTIAEDSISQRSSQFSGEDANFEQLMVSMLDERDKLMDSLRESQERLQDAEGRLQDVEKERDALNRQLNANIPQEFSSLTKELSSARESILEREEEISELKAERNNTRLLLEHLECLVSRHERSLRMTVVKRQAAAQSGVSSEVEVLKALKSLFEHHKALDEKVRERLKMALERNTTLEEELSRTKEELQQYKISGHPPKNLDERPKENGQSDDIHTTKNSELTAWQRRASDLGGRVSELEETLSKAQKELVKTQDTNVKLQRDLRENVAQKEDQEERIATLEKRYLNAQRESTSLHDLNEKLEQELQHKEAQLKLQEEKISAIQEKLELAEQKLAQFSKMPEIEEQLKARMETLTQVRRPNQVQERHGSAEDRIQRLEGQLEEKNAELMRLNQRLKMNEDHNTRLSSTVDKLLSESNERLQVHLKERMHALEEKNALTQELDKTRKIAEDLQNEKSEILKELGKTRLEIDNVKRQMLQQEIAFNIQQTDALTRSLSPNAIDPTSSRSASHSSFDTHSLPRRSTKRLIDDDSAKGYVARTLAEQEWEKLQQAHVLANVQQAFDVSSDAEGDGDNESIFSSAADVISPSGHTDAQTLAMMLQEQLDAINIEIRLIQEEKQSTEARAEELESRVGSLEHMNLLTRGRSLERTSPPLSGRSTPKSHHSPNRDYLHKYHTLQLSGEELHSVSERDSGGGGSGGSEAVSPLTARSLRLERVVQALAHSQEELRRRTGQSGFPSGFSAHRHGHHNNDTMNSGTTPPSPLSSRHSSQDSLHQNHLASMGLPIGQLSSLHLQHMQVTMSPATAAAVAAAQKKKGIKSSLGRFFSKKEKIKGKDTAMPGDVPGMGGPNTMDSDYGDNISLPGTLSGKSDFDRRKKKSMLDLSRHELLGEAMKAGTPFALWNGPTIVAWLELWVGMPAWYVAACRANVKSGAIMSALSDTEIQREIGISNPLHRLKLRLAIQEMVSLTSPSAPKTSRTTLAFGDMNHEWIGNVWLPSLGLPQYRSTFMECLVDARMLDHLTKKDLRGQLRMVDSFHRTSLQYGISCLKRLNFDRQQLEDRRRMAESANADVLVWSNERVIRWVQSIGLKEYGNHLSESGVHGALIALDESFDANSFALTLQIPTQNTQARQHLEMEFSNLLTVGTERRSDESNSMKS from the exons ATGTGGAATATGATGTGTGATGTAATGCCAACAATTGCTGAAGACAGTATTAGCCAAAGAAGTTCACAATTTTCTGGTGAAGATGCAAATTTTGAGCAACTCATGGTGTCAATGCTCGATGAGCGAGATAAGCTCATGGATTCATTGCGTGAAAGTCAAGAAAGACTTCAAGATGCTGAAGGAAGACTTCAAGATGTTGAAAAAGAACGTGATGCTCTTAATCGACAACTTAATGCTAATATTCCtcag GAATTTTCTTCACTCACGAAAGAATTATCTTCTGCTCGTGAAAGCATTCTTGAACGTGAAGAAGAAATCTCAGAATTAAAAGCAGAACGTAATAATACTCGG TTATTACTTGAACATCTTGAATGTCTTGTTTCACGTCACGAACGATCATTGAGAATGACAGTTGTCAAGAGACAAGCTGCTGCACAATCTGGAGTATCATCTGAAGTTGAAGTTCTCAAAGCTCTAAAGAGTCTTTTTGAGCATCATAAGGCACTGGATGAAAAA gtGAGAGAGCGATTGAAAATGGCATTGGAACGTAACACTACCTTAGAGGAAGAGCTTTCACGTACCAAGGAAgag cttcaacaatataaaataagcgGGCATCCACCAAAGAATCTAGATGAAAGGCCAAAAGAAAATGGTCAATCTGATGATATTCACACGACTAAG aattctGAACTTACTGCATGGCAGCGGAGAGCCAGTGATCTTGGTGGACGAGTTTCTGAGCTGGAAGAAACACTTTCAAAGGCACAAAAAGAGCTTGTAAAAACCCAAGATACAAATGTTAAATTACAAAGAGATCTTCGTGAAAATGTTGCTCAAAAAGAAGATCAAGAAGAAAGAATAGCAACTTTggaaaaaagatatttaaatgCTCAACGTGAATCAACAAGTTTAcatgatttaaatgaaaaattagagCAAGAATTACAGCATAAAGAAGCTCAActcaaa ctccaagaagaaaaaatatcagcGATTCAAGAAAAATTGGAACTTGCCGAGCAGAAGTTGgcacaattttcaaaaatgcCCGAAATTGAAGAACAATTAAAAGCAAGAATGGAGACACTGACCCAGGTGAGGAGGCCCAATCAG GTACAAGAACGACATGGTAGTGCAGAAGACAGAATTCAAAGACTGGAAGGtcaacttgaagaaaaaaatgctGAATTAATGCGTTTAAATCAAcgtttaaaaatgaatgaagaTCACAATACACGTTTAAGTTCAACAGTTGACAAACTTCTTtcag AATCAAATGAAAGACTACAAGTACATTTGAAAGAAAGAATGCATgcattagaagaaaaaaatgcaTTAACACAAGAGCTagataaaacaagaaaaattgcTGAAgatttacaaaatgaaaaatcagaaatattaaaagaattagGAAAAACACGTTTAGAAATTGACAATGTAAAACGTCAAATGTTACAACAAGAAATTGCatttaatatacaacaaaCGGATGCATTAACAAGAAGTTTATCACCAAATGCAATTGATCCAACATCATCAAGAAGTGCTAGTCACAGTAGTTTTGATACACATTCATTACCAAGAAGATCAACAAAAAgattaattgatgatgattcagCAAAAGGTTATGTTGCAAGAACACTTGCTGAACAAGAATGGGAAAAACTTCAACAAGCTCATGTATTAGCAAATGTACAACAAGCATTTGATGTATCAAGTGATGCTGAGGGTGATGGTGATAATGAAAGTATTTTCAGTTCAGCTGCTGATGTTATTAGTCCATCTGGTCATACTGATGCACAAACACTTGCAATGATGCTACAAGAACAATTAGATGCAATTAATATAGAAATTAGATTGATACAAGAAGAAAAACAAAGCACTGAAGCAAGAGCTGAAGAACTTGAATCAAGAGTTGGAAGTTTAGAacatatgaatttattaacaagAGGTCGAAGTTTAGAACGTACTTCACCACCACTTAGTGGAAGATCTACACCAAAATCTCATCATAGTCCAAACAGAGATTATCTTCATAAATATCACACg TTGCAGTTGTCGGGTGAGGAATTACATTCAGTTAGTGAAAGAGACAGTGGTGGCGGTGGAAGTGGAGGAAGTGAAGCAGTGTCACCATTAACAGCAAGATCATTGAGACTTGAACGTGTTGTTCAAGCCTTAGCACATAGTCAAGAAGAACTAAGAAG GCGTACTGGTCAAAGTGGATTTCCAAGTGGTTTCTCAGCACACAG GCATGGGCATCACAACAACGACACAATGAATTCTGGAACTACTCCTCCTTCACCGTTGTCTTCACGCCACAGTAGCCAAGACAGTTTGCATCAAAATCATTTGGCCAGTATGGGACTTCCAATCGGTCAATTGTCAAGTTTACATTTACAACATATGCAAGTTACAATGAGTccagcaacagcagcagcagttGCAGCAgcacaaaagaaaaaaggaaTTAAAAGTAGCCTTGGAAGATTTTtcagtaaaaaagaaaag ataAAAGGTAAAGATACAGCAATGCCTGGTGATGTACCAGGAATGGGTGGCCCTAATACAATGGATTCTGATTATGGTGATAATATTTCTTTACCTGGTACACTTAGTGGCAAAAGTGATTTTGATCGAAGGAAAAAGAAAAg taTGCTGGATTTATCAAGACATGAGCTTTTGGGTGAAGCAATGAAAGCAGGAACACCTTTTGCACTTTGGAATGGACCAACAATAGTAGCGTGGTTAGAATTATGGGTAGGAATGCCAGCTTGGTATGTTGCTGCTTGTCGTGCTAATGTTAAAAGTGGAGCTATTATGAGTGCATTAAGTGATACTGAAATTCAACGTGAAATTGGTATTAGTAATCCACTTCATCGGCTAAAACTTCGTTTAGCAATACAAGAAATGGTATCATTAACAAGTCCATCTGCTCCAAAAACTTCACGTACAACTTTAGCATTTGGTGACATGAATCATGAATGGATTGGTAATGTTTGGTTACCAAGTTTGGGATTACCTCAATATCGATCAACTTTCATGGAGTGCCTTGTTGATGCTCGTATGCTTGATCATCTTACTAAAAAAGATCTTCGTGGACAATTAAGAATGGTTGATAGTTTTCacag aaCTAGTCTCCAGTATGGTATATCATGTTTAAAAAGACTGAACTTTGATAGACAACAACTTGAGGATAGAAGAAGAATGGCAGAGAGTGCAAATGCTGATGTTTTAGTGTGGAGCAATGAACGTGTAATTAGATGGGTTCAATCGATTGGCTTAAag gagtATGGAAATCATCTTTCTGAATCAGGTGTACATGGAGCATTGATTGCATTGGACGAGAGTTTTGATGCAAATTCATTTGCTTTGACTCTTCAAATTCCAACTCAAAATACTCAA gCTCGACAACATCTGGAAAtggaattttcaaatttacttACTGTTGGTACTGAAAGACGATCTGACGAATCAAACAGCATGAAGTCTTAa
- the LOC122848181 gene encoding liprin-alpha-1-like isoform X9: MWNMMCDVMPTIAEDSISQRSSQFSGEDANFEQLMVSMLDERDKLMDSLRESQERLQDAEGRLQDVEKERDALNRQLNANIPQEFSSLTKELSSARESILEREEEISELKAERNNTRLLLEHLECLVSRHERSLRMTVVKRQAAAQSGVSSEVEVLKALKSLFEHHKALDEKVRERLKMALERNTTLEEELSRTKEELQQYKISGHPPKNLDERPKENGQSDDIHTTKNSELTAWQRRASDLGGRVSELEETLSKAQKELVKTQDTNVKLQRDLRENVAQKEDQEERIATLEKRYLNAQRESTSLHDLNEKLEQELQHKEAQLKLQEEKISAIQEKLELAEQKLAQFSKMPEIEEQLKARMETLTQVQERHGSAEDRIQRLEGQLEEKNAELMRLNQRLKMNEDHNTRLSSTVDKLLSESNERLQVHLKERMHALEEKNALTQELDKTRKIAEDLQNEKSEILKELGKTRLEIDNVKRQMLQQEIAFNIQQTDALTRSLSPNAIDPTSSRSASHSSFDTHSLPRRSTKRLIDDDSAKGYVARTLAEQEWEKLQQAHVLANVQQAFDVSSDAEGDGDNESIFSSAADVISPSGHTDAQTLAMMLQEQLDAINIEIRLIQEEKQSTEARAEELESRVGSLEHMNLLTRGRSLERTSPPLSGRSTPKSHHSPNRDYLHKYHTLSGEELHSVSERDSGGGGSGGSEAVSPLTARSLRLERVVQALAHSQEELRRRTGQSGFPSGFSAHRHGHHNNDTMNSGTTPPSPLSSRHSSQDSLHQNHLASMGLPIGQLSSLHLQHMQVTMSPATAAAVAAAQKKKGIKSSLGRFFSKKEKIKGKDTAMPGDVPGMGGPNTMDSDYGDNISLPGTLSGKSDFDRRKKKSMLDLSRHELLGEAMKAGTPFALWNGPTIVAWLELWVGMPAWYVAACRANVKSGAIMSALSDTEIQREIGISNPLHRLKLRLAIQEMVSLTSPSAPKTSRTTLAFGDMNHEWIGNVWLPSLGLPQYRSTFMECLVDARMLDHLTKKDLRGQLRMVDSFHRTSLQYGISCLKRLNFDRQQLEDRRRMAESANADVLVWSNERVIRWVQSIGLKEYGNHLSESGVHGALIALDESFDANSFALTLQIPTQNTQARQHLEMEFSNLLTVGTERRSDESNSMKS; the protein is encoded by the exons ATGTGGAATATGATGTGTGATGTAATGCCAACAATTGCTGAAGACAGTATTAGCCAAAGAAGTTCACAATTTTCTGGTGAAGATGCAAATTTTGAGCAACTCATGGTGTCAATGCTCGATGAGCGAGATAAGCTCATGGATTCATTGCGTGAAAGTCAAGAAAGACTTCAAGATGCTGAAGGAAGACTTCAAGATGTTGAAAAAGAACGTGATGCTCTTAATCGACAACTTAATGCTAATATTCCtcag GAATTTTCTTCACTCACGAAAGAATTATCTTCTGCTCGTGAAAGCATTCTTGAACGTGAAGAAGAAATCTCAGAATTAAAAGCAGAACGTAATAATACTCGG TTATTACTTGAACATCTTGAATGTCTTGTTTCACGTCACGAACGATCATTGAGAATGACAGTTGTCAAGAGACAAGCTGCTGCACAATCTGGAGTATCATCTGAAGTTGAAGTTCTCAAAGCTCTAAAGAGTCTTTTTGAGCATCATAAGGCACTGGATGAAAAA gtGAGAGAGCGATTGAAAATGGCATTGGAACGTAACACTACCTTAGAGGAAGAGCTTTCACGTACCAAGGAAgag cttcaacaatataaaataagcgGGCATCCACCAAAGAATCTAGATGAAAGGCCAAAAGAAAATGGTCAATCTGATGATATTCACACGACTAAG aattctGAACTTACTGCATGGCAGCGGAGAGCCAGTGATCTTGGTGGACGAGTTTCTGAGCTGGAAGAAACACTTTCAAAGGCACAAAAAGAGCTTGTAAAAACCCAAGATACAAATGTTAAATTACAAAGAGATCTTCGTGAAAATGTTGCTCAAAAAGAAGATCAAGAAGAAAGAATAGCAACTTTggaaaaaagatatttaaatgCTCAACGTGAATCAACAAGTTTAcatgatttaaatgaaaaattagagCAAGAATTACAGCATAAAGAAGCTCAActcaaa ctccaagaagaaaaaatatcagcGATTCAAGAAAAATTGGAACTTGCCGAGCAGAAGTTGgcacaattttcaaaaatgcCCGAAATTGAAGAACAATTAAAAGCAAGAATGGAGACACTGACCCAG GTACAAGAACGACATGGTAGTGCAGAAGACAGAATTCAAAGACTGGAAGGtcaacttgaagaaaaaaatgctGAATTAATGCGTTTAAATCAAcgtttaaaaatgaatgaagaTCACAATACACGTTTAAGTTCAACAGTTGACAAACTTCTTtcag AATCAAATGAAAGACTACAAGTACATTTGAAAGAAAGAATGCATgcattagaagaaaaaaatgcaTTAACACAAGAGCTagataaaacaagaaaaattgcTGAAgatttacaaaatgaaaaatcagaaatattaaaagaattagGAAAAACACGTTTAGAAATTGACAATGTAAAACGTCAAATGTTACAACAAGAAATTGCatttaatatacaacaaaCGGATGCATTAACAAGAAGTTTATCACCAAATGCAATTGATCCAACATCATCAAGAAGTGCTAGTCACAGTAGTTTTGATACACATTCATTACCAAGAAGATCAACAAAAAgattaattgatgatgattcagCAAAAGGTTATGTTGCAAGAACACTTGCTGAACAAGAATGGGAAAAACTTCAACAAGCTCATGTATTAGCAAATGTACAACAAGCATTTGATGTATCAAGTGATGCTGAGGGTGATGGTGATAATGAAAGTATTTTCAGTTCAGCTGCTGATGTTATTAGTCCATCTGGTCATACTGATGCACAAACACTTGCAATGATGCTACAAGAACAATTAGATGCAATTAATATAGAAATTAGATTGATACAAGAAGAAAAACAAAGCACTGAAGCAAGAGCTGAAGAACTTGAATCAAGAGTTGGAAGTTTAGAacatatgaatttattaacaagAGGTCGAAGTTTAGAACGTACTTCACCACCACTTAGTGGAAGATCTACACCAAAATCTCATCATAGTCCAAACAGAGATTATCTTCATAAATATCACACg TTGTCGGGTGAGGAATTACATTCAGTTAGTGAAAGAGACAGTGGTGGCGGTGGAAGTGGAGGAAGTGAAGCAGTGTCACCATTAACAGCAAGATCATTGAGACTTGAACGTGTTGTTCAAGCCTTAGCACATAGTCAAGAAGAACTAAGAAG GCGTACTGGTCAAAGTGGATTTCCAAGTGGTTTCTCAGCACACAG GCATGGGCATCACAACAACGACACAATGAATTCTGGAACTACTCCTCCTTCACCGTTGTCTTCACGCCACAGTAGCCAAGACAGTTTGCATCAAAATCATTTGGCCAGTATGGGACTTCCAATCGGTCAATTGTCAAGTTTACATTTACAACATATGCAAGTTACAATGAGTccagcaacagcagcagcagttGCAGCAgcacaaaagaaaaaaggaaTTAAAAGTAGCCTTGGAAGATTTTtcagtaaaaaagaaaag ataAAAGGTAAAGATACAGCAATGCCTGGTGATGTACCAGGAATGGGTGGCCCTAATACAATGGATTCTGATTATGGTGATAATATTTCTTTACCTGGTACACTTAGTGGCAAAAGTGATTTTGATCGAAGGAAAAAGAAAAg taTGCTGGATTTATCAAGACATGAGCTTTTGGGTGAAGCAATGAAAGCAGGAACACCTTTTGCACTTTGGAATGGACCAACAATAGTAGCGTGGTTAGAATTATGGGTAGGAATGCCAGCTTGGTATGTTGCTGCTTGTCGTGCTAATGTTAAAAGTGGAGCTATTATGAGTGCATTAAGTGATACTGAAATTCAACGTGAAATTGGTATTAGTAATCCACTTCATCGGCTAAAACTTCGTTTAGCAATACAAGAAATGGTATCATTAACAAGTCCATCTGCTCCAAAAACTTCACGTACAACTTTAGCATTTGGTGACATGAATCATGAATGGATTGGTAATGTTTGGTTACCAAGTTTGGGATTACCTCAATATCGATCAACTTTCATGGAGTGCCTTGTTGATGCTCGTATGCTTGATCATCTTACTAAAAAAGATCTTCGTGGACAATTAAGAATGGTTGATAGTTTTCacag aaCTAGTCTCCAGTATGGTATATCATGTTTAAAAAGACTGAACTTTGATAGACAACAACTTGAGGATAGAAGAAGAATGGCAGAGAGTGCAAATGCTGATGTTTTAGTGTGGAGCAATGAACGTGTAATTAGATGGGTTCAATCGATTGGCTTAAag gagtATGGAAATCATCTTTCTGAATCAGGTGTACATGGAGCATTGATTGCATTGGACGAGAGTTTTGATGCAAATTCATTTGCTTTGACTCTTCAAATTCCAACTCAAAATACTCAA gCTCGACAACATCTGGAAAtggaattttcaaatttacttACTGTTGGTACTGAAAGACGATCTGACGAATCAAACAGCATGAAGTCTTAa